The following are encoded in a window of Colletotrichum lupini chromosome 3, complete sequence genomic DNA:
- a CDS encoding signal peptidase I, whose protein sequence is WPVLLLLLPASWKVRCWPELNSKLTITTRDLPPPTTLPTTPPALIRIAGNMLSSLGNPRQAASQLLNFALILSTAFMMWKGLSVISDSPSPIVVVLSGSMEPAFQRGDLLFLWNRNLIQETDVGEIVVYEVKGKNIPIVHRVVRRFGSGPEAKLLTKGDNNNSDDTELYAKDQDYLVRKDIIGSVVAYIPFVGYVTILLSEYPWLKTAMLGIMGLVVVLQRE, encoded by the exons TGGCCTGTGCTCTTGCTCTTGCTTCCAGCTTCATGGAAGGTGCGTTGCTGGCCAGAACTCAACTCCAAACTGACCATCACGACCCGAGACCTGCCACCACCGACGACGCTACCAACAACACCGCCCGCACTTATCAGAATCGCCGGAAACATGTTGTCGAGTCTCGGAAACCCGCGCCAGGCAGCGTCACAACTGCTCAACTTTGCGCTGATCCTCTCGACTGCCTTTATG ATGTGGAAGGGTCTTTCCGTGATTTCCGATTCCCCCAGTCCGATTGTAGTCGTTCTCAGTGGTTCCATGGAGCCTGCCTTTCAGAGAGGCGATCTCCTTTTCCTTTGGAACCGCAACCTGATCCAGGAAACCGACGTTGGCGAGATCGTTGTCTACGAAGTCAAGGGCAAGAATATTCCCATTGTCCACAGAGTGGTTCGCAGATTCGGCTCTGG ACCGGAAGCGAAGCTCCTTACCAAGGGCGACAACAACAACTCCGATGACACTG AGCTCTATGCCAAGGATCAGGACTACCTTGTGCGCAAGGATATCATCGGCAGCGTCGTCGCATACATCCCCTTCGTCGGCTACGTTACGATCCTCCTTTCAGAATATCCGTGGTTGAAGACGGCAATGCTGGGAATAATGGGCTTGGTCGTGGTGCTGCAGAGAGAGTAG
- a CDS encoding Brf1-like TBP-binding domain-containing protein, translating to MSSFLTPTKKSQKPAAKSKPFQPPNRIRAIREQAERQQASAAAAAANAAAQAQQNRARPPTVAISNRPQCPNKACVKPNVVDGICQTCGRVADDSNIVAEVQFGETSSGAAMVQGSYIAADQAGVRSMGPAFRRVGGSDDREKTIREARALMQGYAQRLNLSDNTVNTAVQCFKLASQSGFTQGRKIITVAAVCLYAACRMERPCRVMLIDIGDIIQVNVFVLGRTFKALTKTLCLFPSGESPVFPEDIIYRFASKLEFKHMTNRVAEDAVRLVRRMKQDWIVMGRRPSGICGACLLMAARMHNFRRTVREVVYIVKVTNHTIQERLEEFNVTETSKMTVEDFLSQDFGSSSHDPPSFYRNTEAWQAQQAELGKKRKRTITDDGDNNRTTPAPSLPPPDLSAAPTIEYRRDKDGYIIPPLPSKIAVNEPALRDANSTQHLEGLAQEFGDAEKENEESSQTDAGSEKTRQPKPSLPINEEWEEDEAEMEDQISEIMNDPETYEHAKAFSNAEQRARIHSIWALQQQPDKSVSMAPEVGEDEFADDPEVANCMLTPDEIKIKELLWVNENKDWLRASQERLFRKKLEEKKPKKDRKRKKRPRIGEGQTTPASTPGEAAVNVMKERGFSKRINYEAIRQMFDVAGQGDPGSRPESEAASRPTSKAPSVVDDHYDEEEEEIEPIDGDGGHEHQDDEYGGGDDYDDMGDESHMYDEDDQGVGEDDDDDDFGLNDDDE from the coding sequence ATGTCTTCCTTCCTAACGCCCACCAAAAAGTCCCAAAAGCCGGCTGCTAAGTCGAAGCCTTTCCAACCACCGAACCGCATTCGAGCCATTCGTGAGCAAGCCGAACGACAGCAAGctagcgccgccgccgccgcagccAACGCTGCTGCTCAGGCACAACAGAACCGAGCAAGACCCCCTACTGTCGCCATCTCGAACCGCCCACAATGTCCGAACAAGGCCTGTGTCAAGCCCAATGTCGTCGATGGCATCTGTCAAACCTGCGGTCGTGTCGCCGATGACAGCAACATTGTTGCCGAAGTTCAGTTTGGCGAGACTTCTTCCGGTGCTGCCATGGTACAGGGAAGCTATATCGCCGCCGACCAAGCTGGCGTGAGGAGCATGGGCCCGGCCTTTCGCCGTGTTGGTGGTTCCGACGACAGAGAGAAGACCATCCGCGAGGCTCGCGCCCTGATGCAGGGTTATGCTCAGCGCCTCAATCTCAGCGATAACACTGTCAACACCGCTGTGCAGTGTTTCAAGCTTGCCTCCCAGTCAGGTTTCACACAGGGTCGAAAGATCATCACCGTCGCAGCTGTATGCCTCTACGCTGCATGCAGAATGGAAAGGCCGTGTCGCGTTATGCTCATCGATATCGGCGACATTATCCAGGTCAACGTGTTTGTATTAGGAAGAACCTTCAAAGCCTTGACCAAGACTCTTTGCCTCTTCCCAAGCGGAGAGTCTCCGGTCTTCCCGGAAGACATCATCTACCGATTCGCCTCCAAGCTCGAATTCAAGCATATGACCAATCGCGTCGCCGAGGACGCTGTCCGCCTTGTCCGTCGCATGAAGCAAGATTGGATCGTCATGGGCCGTCGTCCATCCGGTATCTGTGGAGCGTGTCTTCTGATGGCTGCTCGAATGCACAACTTCCGGCGAACCGTTCGGGAAGTTGTATACATTGTCAAAGTCACGAACCACACCATCCAGGAACGTCTCGAGGAGTTCAATGTGACAGAGACCAGTAAAATGACGGTGGAAGACTTCTTGTCCCAAGATTTCGGCTCTAGCTCTCATGACCCCCCGTCTTTCTACCGGAACACCGAGGCTTGGCAAGCGCAGCAGGCAGAGCTTGGCAAGAAGCGGAAGCGAACTATCACAGACGACGGTGATAACAACAGGACGACACCTGCGCCCTCTCTGCCACCGCCTGATTTATCTGCAGCACCGACTATTGAGTATCGTCGAGATAAGGACGGCTACATTATCCCCCCTCTCCCGTCCAAAATTGCCGTCAACGAGCCGGCTTTAAGGGATGCTAACAGCACCCAACATCTTGAGGGCCTGGCTCAAGAATTCGGCGACGCGGAGAAGGAAAATGAAGAGTCATCACAGACGGATGCTGGCAGTGAAAAGACGCGGCAACCGAAGCCGTCGTTGCCAATCAACGAAGAGTGGGAGGAAGATGAGGCAGAGATGGAAGATCAGATCTCGGAAATTATGAATGATCCCGAGACCTACGAGCACGCAAAAGCTTTCAGCAACGCCGAGCAGCGAGCTCGCATCCACTCGATCTGGGCCCTCCAGCAGCAACCAGACAAGTCTGTCTCAATGGCGCCCGAGGTTGGCGAAGACGAGTTCGCCGATGATCCTGAAGTTGCGAACTGCATGTTGACTCCTGATGAGATCAAGATCAAGGAGCTTCTGTGGGTCAATGAAAACAAAGACTGGCTGCGCGCATCGCAGGAGCGTCTGTTCCGCAAGAAGctggaggagaagaagcctAAGAAGGATCGCAAGCGGAAGAAGCGCCCTCGTATTGGCGAAGGCCAGACGACACCTGCCAGCACACCAGGCGAGGCTGCTGTGAATGTCATGAAGGAGCGTGGTTTCTCGAAGCGCATCAACTACGAGGCTATCCGACAGATGTTCGACGTCGCTGGTCAAGGTGACCCGGGCTCCCGGCCTGAGAGTGAAGCTGCGAGCCGTCCTACGAGCAAGGCGCCTAGTGTCGTGGACGACCACTacgacgaagaagaagaagaaatcgAGCCCATTGATGGCGACGGGGGCCATGAGCACCAAGACGACGAGTACGGTGGTGGGGATGACTACGATGACATGGGCGACGAATCCCACATGTACGATGAGGACGATCAGGGGGTGGGTGaagacgatgacgacgacgactttGGTCTCAATGACGACGATGAGTGA